The following coding sequences lie in one Hydrogenophaga sp. PBL-H3 genomic window:
- a CDS encoding Crp/Fnr family transcriptional regulator: protein MHVTPPTSLRFDINGLAQAMRHSSALDAVPLNLSETQWPVLANYLQPVALKQGQVLIEQGVKDRTVYFVESGTLTVHYEDDKERVRIAVVGSGSLLGEGAFFSHLPRSATVHAGSDCRLWCMTPLRFRELSIRHPEIALDVTVAMSAVLARRMYNKPKRVAVT, encoded by the coding sequence ATGCATGTCACACCTCCGACATCTTTGCGCTTCGATATCAACGGCTTGGCCCAGGCCATGCGGCACAGCAGCGCGCTGGACGCGGTGCCCCTGAACCTCAGCGAAACCCAGTGGCCAGTGCTGGCCAACTACCTGCAGCCCGTCGCGTTGAAGCAGGGGCAGGTGCTGATCGAACAAGGAGTGAAGGACCGCACGGTGTACTTCGTCGAGAGCGGCACGCTCACCGTGCATTACGAAGACGACAAGGAGCGCGTGCGCATTGCGGTGGTGGGCTCGGGCTCGCTGCTGGGTGAAGGTGCGTTCTTCAGCCACCTGCCGCGCAGCGCCACGGTTCACGCAGGCAGTGATTGCCGCCTCTGGTGCATGACGCCACTGCGTTTCCGAGAGCTTTCAATCCGCCATCCCGAGATCGCCCTGGATGTGACTGTGGCCATGTCTGCGGTGCTGGCTCGGCGCATGTACAACAAGCCCAAACGGGTGGCGGTCACCTGA